The following are encoded in a window of Cervus canadensis isolate Bull #8, Minnesota chromosome 11, ASM1932006v1, whole genome shotgun sequence genomic DNA:
- the LOC122449966 gene encoding olfactory receptor 10AG1-like yields MGSRGQNPPQWNQTTLMEFILLGFSDIPDLQGFLFGVFLIMYMIILMGNSLIIIITKMDPSLQTPMYFFLGNFSSLEICYVSVTVPRLLVDLCSQNRTISFLACAAQMYFFLVFGATERFLLTTMAYDRYVAICNPLLYSLLMNSRLCVQLAAGCWVSGIPVHVVLTYQIFSLPFCGSNQLNHFFCDIPPVLKLACGDTLIIETLVYVVAVLVVTIPFMLILGSYVRIIETILKLPSATGQAKAFSTCSSHLMVVALFFGSGLITYLRPKSSHSIGMDKFLSLFYTIYLLSAPELTPKLV; encoded by the exons ATGGGATCCAGAGGACAAAATCCCCCACAGTGGAACCAGACTACATTGATGGAGTTCATCTTGCTTGGCTTCTCTGATATTCCTGACCTACAAGgatttctttttggggtgtttCTGATCATGTATATGATTATTCTGATGGGAAATAGTCTCATTATCATAATAACCAAGATGGATCCTTCCCTCCAGACTCCCATGTATTTTTTCCTAGGGAATTTTTCTTCCTTGGAAATATGCTATGTATCAGTCACTGTCCCCAGGTTATTAGTAGATCTTTGTAGTCAAAACAGAACTATATCCTTTCTGGCTTGTGCTGctcaaatgtatttctttctggtGTTTGGAGCCACCGAGCGCTTTCTTCTGACCACGATGGCTTATGACAGGTATGTCGCCATTTGCAACCCTCTGCTGTATTCTCTCCTCATGAACAGTAGGCTGTGTGTCCAGCTGGCCGCTGGCTGTTGGGTCAGTGGAATTCCAGTGCATGTAGTGTTAACCTACCAGATCTTCTCTCTACCCTTCTGTGGCTCTAACCAGTTGaatcacttcttctgtgacatACCTCCAGTGCTTAAGCTTGCCTGTGGGGACACCCTTATAATTGAGACGTTAGTTTATGTGGTCGCTGTTCTAGTTGTCACTATTCCTTTTATGTTGATTCTTGGATCTTATGTGAGAATAATTGAGACCATCTTGAAGCTGCCTTCAGCCACTGGGCAAGCcaaggccttctccacctgctcttcCCATCTCATGGTTGTGGCTTTATTCTTTGGATCAGGACTCATTACATACTTAAGACCAAAGTCCAGTCATTCTATAGGAATGGacaaatttctctctcttttttataccATT TATCTACTGTCAGCACCTGAGCTCACCCCAAAACTAGTGTAA